The following proteins are encoded in a genomic region of Spirosoma sp. SC4-14:
- a CDS encoding lantibiotic dehydratase has protein sequence MISIASSFYLLRLPALPFQSVKVEAIATSLQHLWETTILAEAVFVASPELYQQVSNHISLKGWPLSNALFHSLVKYALRMSSRATPFGLMSGFSVGQLAESTRVSINSEQVVVRHQRLDMDCMAGLIRHINSDITIKKQLLFFPNNSRYTVGDELRYTERDDTGLSRHYFISSVSQTDYLTDLLQRTETGASLEHLACLLKQAGAPYQTARAFVDELVDSQLLVSELEPMLTGPSMICRLRERLAQLRGSHSLVNRLSQIEHLLSSTTADSRDVYQSVENLIAGYTGSTVPQRLIQTDTSLNTPDNQISQNVIQTILSQLAELKDVNQSSVTTQLTDFSRRFRERYDQQEIPLQLALDSDFGIGYGNSSGDQANYTPLLDSLTIPPANSPTQFLLGPYEQLVLSKFSQALRANEPVIVLTADDLIPLEGSGVPFASSFYVLGNLLSASAANLDRGDFQFNILSAEGPSAANLLGRFCAHSPELTNQVKRLLKREEEEQLDAIFAEIIHWPDDRLGNILVRPVLRDYEIPYISQASVDKDHQIPLDDLLLSVQADGRLVLRSKRYGKEIIPRLSTAHNYHTGLSTYQFLADLQRQNQATHLGWQWGALDNQPFLPRVTYKNLILSRARWILRQHTLPTNSLNEFIAHLSIHYKLPKWIAIADGDNELVLDLESLIGQQLLLDEYRRRSPLRIIEWVATPDQCWIATKDGSYVNELVIPCETRTTPAPLFNQNRFSTAWGAAEPDSFSYTRSFDLGSEWLYVKLYMGVQPADDLLKTVIGPFIEQLKAQNQIELFFFIRYADPDTHLRLRFYSTRPQFYTSVLEQLYQLLAPYRQSGVIYRVQTDTYEREIERYGASAIVDSEQLFDVDSQAILDYLKDEISLQDRWLFALQSCDALLNDFGLSIQAKVGLLQQLQRQFLAEHRADKTLRKELNDRYRNDRSIIDQLLSGGLSEGSNLNAAYLQTRSRQLQAIIDRIKGNIQNTSHQPAEYSLIASYLHMSLNRLFISQQRTHEMVIYHFLARYYESQQARQCR, from the coding sequence ATGATTAGTATAGCATCTAGTTTTTATCTACTCCGCCTTCCTGCTCTTCCTTTTCAATCCGTAAAAGTGGAGGCTATCGCCACCTCTTTACAACATCTATGGGAAACTACAATTCTGGCCGAAGCCGTGTTTGTTGCCTCCCCCGAGCTATATCAGCAAGTTAGTAACCATATTTCTTTAAAAGGCTGGCCACTCTCCAATGCGCTGTTCCATTCGTTGGTAAAATATGCGCTGCGGATGAGCAGCCGAGCTACCCCTTTCGGTCTGATGTCAGGCTTCTCGGTAGGTCAATTAGCCGAATCAACCCGGGTCAGCATCAATTCAGAACAAGTCGTTGTTCGACACCAACGGCTCGATATGGATTGCATGGCGGGCTTGATTCGGCACATTAACAGCGATATTACGATAAAAAAACAACTCCTTTTTTTCCCGAACAACAGTCGCTATACCGTTGGCGACGAACTCCGCTACACCGAACGGGACGATACAGGCTTAAGCCGCCACTACTTTATTAGCTCGGTTAGCCAAACGGACTATTTAACCGATTTACTACAACGAACGGAAACCGGAGCATCCCTGGAACACCTGGCCTGCCTGCTCAAGCAGGCAGGCGCTCCCTATCAAACAGCCCGTGCCTTTGTTGATGAACTCGTCGATAGTCAATTGCTGGTAAGTGAACTAGAGCCAATGCTTACAGGTCCTTCCATGATCTGCCGGTTACGCGAACGTCTTGCTCAACTACGGGGAAGTCATTCTCTTGTAAATAGATTGAGCCAGATTGAACACCTCCTCAGTTCGACAACGGCTGACTCAAGAGACGTTTACCAATCTGTAGAGAATCTAATAGCTGGCTATACAGGATCAACTGTACCTCAGCGGCTTATTCAAACTGACACATCATTGAATACACCTGACAATCAGATTAGTCAGAACGTTATTCAGACGATTCTTAGCCAACTGGCAGAGCTAAAAGACGTAAACCAATCATCTGTCACTACACAGCTCACCGACTTTAGCCGACGCTTTCGGGAACGATACGATCAGCAGGAAATTCCCCTACAACTGGCGCTGGATAGTGATTTTGGTATTGGTTACGGCAACTCATCGGGCGATCAGGCTAACTATACTCCTCTCTTAGATTCATTAACGATTCCTCCTGCCAATTCGCCGACCCAGTTTCTTTTAGGGCCTTATGAACAATTGGTGCTGAGCAAGTTCAGCCAGGCTTTAAGAGCGAATGAACCCGTCATAGTACTAACAGCCGATGATCTGATTCCATTAGAGGGTTCAGGCGTTCCGTTTGCCAGTAGTTTTTATGTTTTAGGCAATCTCCTCAGTGCATCGGCTGCAAATCTGGACCGTGGCGATTTTCAATTCAATATACTATCTGCTGAGGGCCCTTCGGCCGCTAACCTTCTGGGGCGGTTCTGCGCTCACTCGCCAGAGCTAACCAACCAGGTAAAACGCTTGCTCAAGCGCGAAGAAGAAGAACAACTCGATGCAATTTTTGCCGAAATAATTCACTGGCCAGATGATAGGCTGGGAAACATTCTGGTGCGCCCTGTTCTTCGTGACTATGAGATTCCCTATATCAGCCAGGCTTCGGTAGACAAAGACCATCAAATACCACTCGATGATTTACTGCTTTCAGTACAGGCAGATGGCCGATTAGTATTACGCTCGAAGCGATATGGGAAAGAAATTATTCCCCGATTATCGACAGCTCACAATTACCACACAGGCTTAAGTACGTATCAATTTTTGGCAGATTTGCAGCGGCAAAATCAGGCAACGCACCTTGGCTGGCAGTGGGGGGCCTTAGATAATCAGCCATTTTTACCCCGAGTTACATACAAAAATCTTATCCTGTCGCGCGCACGCTGGATACTTCGCCAGCACACCCTGCCAACGAATTCGCTCAACGAATTTATAGCGCATCTGTCCATACACTATAAGCTTCCCAAATGGATTGCGATTGCTGACGGAGATAATGAATTGGTGCTTGATTTAGAGTCGCTTATCGGACAGCAGTTGTTATTGGACGAATACCGTCGGCGATCTCCGTTACGAATTATAGAATGGGTGGCTACTCCCGACCAATGTTGGATAGCCACCAAAGACGGCTCCTACGTAAACGAGCTGGTTATTCCGTGTGAAACCAGAACAACGCCAGCTCCTTTATTTAATCAAAACAGATTTTCAACGGCCTGGGGCGCGGCTGAACCTGATTCCTTTTCCTACACTCGTTCCTTTGACCTAGGCAGCGAATGGCTCTACGTAAAACTCTATATGGGCGTACAGCCAGCCGATGACTTGCTAAAAACAGTAATCGGGCCATTTATTGAACAACTAAAAGCCCAAAACCAGATCGAACTTTTCTTTTTTATTCGCTATGCAGATCCTGATACGCATCTACGTCTGCGTTTTTATAGTACGCGTCCTCAATTTTATACCTCTGTTCTCGAACAGCTTTATCAACTCCTGGCACCTTACCGACAATCAGGGGTTATTTATCGGGTACAAACCGATACCTATGAGCGGGAAATAGAACGCTACGGCGCTAGTGCGATCGTCGATAGTGAGCAATTATTCGACGTCGATAGCCAGGCAATTCTGGACTATCTGAAGGATGAAATCAGTTTACAGGATCGTTGGCTTTTTGCCCTTCAAAGCTGCGATGCGTTGCTAAACGATTTTGGATTGAGTATTCAGGCTAAAGTTGGCTTGCTACAGCAGTTACAACGTCAATTTTTAGCCGAACACCGAGCCGATAAAACGCTCCGCAAAGAACTGAACGATCGCTACCGAAACGACCGGTCTATAATTGATCAGTTACTTTCTGGCGGCTTATCCGAAGGGTCAAACCTGAATGCCGCATATCTACAGACGCGCTCCCGGCAACTCCAGGCCATTATTGATCGAATTAAGGGCAACATCCAGAATACTAGCCACCAACCAGCAGAATATTCGCTAATTGCCAGTTATCTGCATATGAGTTTGAATCGCCTGTTTATTTCCCAGCAACGCACGCACGAGATGGTTATTTATCATTTTCTGGCTCGATATTATGAGTCACAACAGGCTCGGCAATGCCGCTAA